A DNA window from Carnobacterium funditum DSM 5970 contains the following coding sequences:
- a CDS encoding CGNR zinc finger domain-containing protein — MIKNIETRYSYLSEYLFINLLNTINGRNNVFTDFLEEEGLMDAWLSLMKERGLLHSEQVEKIKESPIDIKKIQLFREQCRSYFLEPETKSKFLENLASNTEKAPLFFDKEFRPTPSEGGTDGLISLITYDMLTAHYNGLFPKIKKCKSDSCYALFVDTSGRRKWCSMEICGNRTKAHKYYAKKSNK; from the coding sequence ATGATTAAAAATATAGAAACAAGATATTCTTATCTATCTGAATATTTATTCATTAATCTACTTAATACAATTAATGGAAGAAACAATGTTTTTACAGATTTTCTTGAAGAAGAAGGTTTAATGGATGCTTGGCTGTCATTAATGAAAGAAAGAGGTTTATTACATTCCGAACAAGTTGAGAAAATAAAGGAATCTCCAATTGATATAAAAAAAATACAATTATTTCGTGAGCAGTGTAGATCTTACTTTTTAGAACCCGAAACAAAATCAAAATTTTTAGAGAATTTAGCATCTAATACTGAGAAAGCCCCTCTTTTTTTCGACAAAGAATTTAGACCTACACCAAGTGAAGGCGGGACTGATGGACTCATTTCACTTATCACTTATGATATGCTTACGGCCCATTATAATGGCCTATTTCCTAAAATTAAAAAATGCAAGTCTGACTCATGTTATGCATTATTCGTTGATACAAGTGGAAGACGAAAATGGTGCTCAATGGAAATTTGTGGTAATAGAACAAAAGCACATAAATATTATGCTAAAAAAAGTAATAAATAG
- a CDS encoding PTS sugar transporter subunit IIC yields the protein MTKKDKLLEKFGLIATKIGNQIHLRTLRDSFATFMPFMMLAGFVTLINYVILEPTGFMGKIIDPDTLTTVQQIGMSIANGTLSITALLIVAAVSYHMSVNRGYTNHIAVILVSISTFVVLTPMNTMFTPENASEAIEVTGILPISHIGASGMFVGIFVGLLATELFIKLSNNEKLEIKLSGNIPPAVSKSFNVLIPIIITVTTFAIISFAVNQLFNIDVNGLITTLITGPLGKITTGLPGFLLITSVANLFFGFGIHQAVISGPLLDPFLLQNMQENMAAYANKEEIPHIINMAFKDSFAVMGGSGNTIALLIAIFIFSRRSEYKEFAKLTVAPAIFNISEPIIFGLPIVFNVSLIIPFVLAPVFSLTIAYFATAAGLINHVVVQIPWTTPPILSGFLATGGDWRASLLQVLIITASVFIYLPFLRIDEKVSASMAKQQI from the coding sequence ATGACAAAAAAAGATAAGTTACTTGAAAAGTTCGGATTAATTGCAACAAAAATAGGCAATCAAATTCATCTACGTACTTTGCGTGATTCATTTGCAACCTTTATGCCGTTTATGATGTTAGCTGGTTTTGTAACATTAATAAATTACGTTATTTTAGAACCTACAGGATTTATGGGTAAAATAATTGATCCAGACACACTGACAACTGTTCAGCAAATTGGTATGTCAATTGCAAACGGGACATTAAGTATTACTGCTTTATTAATTGTTGCAGCAGTTTCTTACCACATGTCTGTTAACAGGGGTTACACTAATCATATTGCAGTTATACTCGTATCAATTTCAACATTTGTTGTATTAACACCTATGAATACAATGTTTACACCAGAAAATGCTAGTGAAGCTATTGAAGTTACAGGAATATTACCAATATCTCATATAGGGGCTTCTGGAATGTTTGTCGGAATTTTTGTTGGGTTGTTGGCAACTGAATTATTTATTAAATTATCAAATAATGAAAAATTAGAAATCAAATTATCAGGCAACATTCCGCCAGCAGTTTCGAAATCATTTAATGTTTTAATTCCAATTATTATAACTGTTACCACATTTGCGATTATTTCTTTTGCAGTTAATCAATTATTTAATATAGACGTAAACGGATTAATTACAACACTTATAACTGGTCCTTTAGGTAAAATTACTACCGGATTACCTGGGTTCTTATTAATTACATCAGTAGCCAATTTATTCTTTGGATTTGGTATACATCAAGCAGTTATCTCAGGTCCTCTTCTTGATCCGTTTTTACTTCAAAATATGCAAGAGAATATGGCTGCATATGCCAATAAAGAAGAAATTCCTCATATTATTAATATGGCGTTCAAAGATAGTTTTGCCGTAATGGGAGGATCAGGAAATACTATTGCGTTATTAATTGCTATTTTTATATTTAGTCGTCGTAGCGAGTATAAAGAATTTGCTAAACTTACAGTTGCACCTGCAATTTTTAATATTAGTGAGCCGATTATATTTGGTCTTCCAATTGTTTTTAATGTAAGTTTAATTATTCCTTTTGTACTAGCTCCTGTATTTTCTTTAACAATTGCTTATTTTGCTACAGCAGCTGGATTAATTAATCATGTTGTCGTCCAGATTCCATGGACTACACCACCAATACTTTCTGGGTTCTTAGCAACCGGCGGTGATTGGCGTGCATCCTTATTGCAAGTCTTAATTATTACAGCAAGTGTATTTATATATCTACCTTTCCTACGTATTGATGAAAAAGTTTCAGCAAGTATGGCAAAACAACAAATTTAA
- a CDS encoding GntR family transcriptional regulator: MKKIPKYMNVYLDIKEKIMTGYYKVGKKLPSGEKLAEEYKTSKLTVKKGIDLLVSEGVLRSRSGFGTEVLRTPIDNSKVFGPNAGLFSVVGEEHVKSQIHNFSIELPSKKVADMLKIDSKDYVYNIIRSRFIDQQPYSIEQTFMPLSIIPGLEPKHLKKSVYSYINQELNLEIKDSHIWIKGDLATEFDVHILDIEKGDFMIEVDKVVSLSSGTPFEYSLSRHIYKDFIFEAVFVEN; this comes from the coding sequence ATGAAAAAAATCCCAAAATATATGAATGTATATCTAGATATAAAAGAAAAAATTATGACCGGTTATTATAAGGTTGGAAAAAAGCTTCCATCAGGAGAAAAACTTGCAGAAGAATATAAAACTAGTAAACTTACTGTAAAAAAAGGTATTGACTTGCTCGTTTCTGAAGGAGTTTTAAGAAGTAGAAGTGGTTTTGGAACTGAAGTTTTAAGAACACCTATTGATAACTCAAAGGTTTTTGGACCAAATGCAGGATTATTTAGTGTGGTAGGAGAAGAACATGTTAAATCCCAAATTCATAATTTTTCAATTGAGTTACCATCTAAAAAGGTAGCTGATATGCTAAAAATTGATTCAAAGGATTATGTTTATAACATTATTAGAAGTCGTTTTATAGACCAACAACCGTATTCAATCGAACAGACATTTATGCCTTTGTCAATTATACCAGGACTTGAGCCCAAACATTTAAAGAAATCTGTTTACTCTTACATTAATCAGGAACTTAACTTAGAGATTAAAGACTCTCATATATGGATAAAAGGGGATCTAGCGACAGAGTTTGATGTGCATATATTAGATATTGAAAAAGGAGATTTTATGATTGAAGTAGATAAGGTAGTCTCACTTTCTTCTGGAACTCCTTTTGAATATTCCTTATCTAGACATATATATAAAGACTTTATATTTGAAGCAGTATTTGTTGAAAATTAG
- a CDS encoding glycoside hydrolase family 1 protein: protein MNKQKLSFPQDFWWGSAWSAEQAEGRGETGKAETVWERWYEEEPYRFYKGIGSEITTDHIHQYKEDVQLMKQTGHNSFRVSISWARMFPDGGTGKVNPKAIAFYKDLFKEMNENGIKVFANLYHFDMPAKLQDIGGWESREIVDAYVNFADTCFKEFGDLVYHWFTFNEPLGPILGSYLEDFHYPNIVDFKRGAQAAFFTILSHAKAIEAFKKYNLSSKIGVILNLSPTFPRSQNPADVKAAEIADLFYTRSFLDPMVKGTFPEKLVNLLKDYDQMPADFTVSDLACIAANTSQILGLNYYEPRRVKARLTAINQEGPFLPEWFFENHIMPGRRMNEYRGWEIYERGIYDLCIDIKNNYGNIEAFISENGMGVANEELFMDESGQVIDTYRIEFIKDHLAYLWKAINDGCNIKGYHLWAFIDCWSWINSYKNRYGLVSLDLPTQKRTIKKSGEFYKQLSDENGFEYDKDLLV, encoded by the coding sequence ATGAATAAACAAAAATTATCTTTCCCACAAGATTTTTGGTGGGGTTCTGCATGGTCAGCCGAACAGGCTGAAGGAAGAGGAGAAACTGGGAAAGCTGAAACGGTCTGGGAGAGATGGTATGAAGAAGAACCATATCGTTTTTATAAAGGGATTGGTTCAGAAATAACTACTGATCATATTCATCAATATAAAGAAGATGTCCAGTTAATGAAACAAACCGGACACAATTCATTTCGTGTCTCAATTTCTTGGGCTAGAATGTTTCCTGATGGTGGTACTGGCAAAGTAAATCCTAAAGCAATTGCATTTTATAAAGACTTATTTAAAGAGATGAATGAAAATGGTATAAAGGTTTTTGCAAATCTTTACCATTTTGATATGCCTGCTAAATTACAGGACATAGGAGGCTGGGAATCTCGAGAGATTGTTGACGCATATGTAAACTTTGCTGATACATGCTTCAAAGAATTTGGAGACTTAGTCTATCATTGGTTTACCTTTAATGAACCACTTGGACCTATTTTAGGTTCATATCTAGAAGATTTTCATTATCCAAATATTGTTGATTTTAAAAGAGGTGCTCAAGCAGCTTTCTTTACAATCTTATCTCATGCTAAAGCTATTGAAGCCTTTAAAAAATATAATTTATCTAGCAAAATTGGCGTTATTTTGAATTTAAGTCCAACGTTTCCAAGAAGTCAAAATCCAGCTGACGTAAAAGCAGCTGAAATTGCTGATTTGTTCTATACAAGAAGTTTTCTTGATCCTATGGTTAAAGGAACTTTTCCTGAAAAATTAGTTAATTTATTAAAAGATTATGATCAAATGCCTGCTGATTTTACTGTATCAGATTTAGCATGTATTGCTGCAAACACTTCACAAATACTAGGATTAAATTACTATGAACCTCGTCGAGTAAAAGCTCGCCTAACAGCGATTAACCAAGAAGGTCCATTTTTACCGGAATGGTTCTTTGAAAATCATATTATGCCGGGGCGTCGTATGAATGAATACAGAGGTTGGGAGATTTATGAAAGAGGTATTTATGATTTATGTATAGACATTAAAAATAATTATGGAAATATTGAAGCATTTATTTCCGAGAACGGAATGGGAGTTGCAAATGAAGAACTTTTCATGGATGAGAGTGGTCAAGTAATAGACACATACCGTATTGAATTCATTAAGGACCACTTAGCGTATTTATGGAAAGCTATTAATGATGGATGCAATATTAAAGGTTATCATTTATGGGCTTTTATTGATTGTTGGTCATGGATTAATTCTTACAAAAATCGTTATGGATTAGTCTCTTTAGATTTACCTACCCAAAAACGAACAATTAAGAAAAGTGGAGAATTTTATAAGCAACTAAGCGATGAAAATGGTTTTGAATACGATAAAGATTTACTAGTGTAA
- a CDS encoding aldehyde dehydrogenase family protein, which produces METYRNLDLQFIDGGWRNGKGSKQVESINPYTQETYATFQAASLDDIDEAYQSAKEHQPAWSDMNPFERNGIMRKAAEIMERRKDELIDILVKESGSTIIKAEQEVELSISIVRLATNFPFAMETTVNQSMVPGKTNYLIRKPLGVVGVIGPFNYPMYLAMRSVAPALATGNSVVLKPSSSTPVSGGTVLGKIFEEAGVPKGVMHVLTPKTSEIGDAFYEHPIPKMISFTGSTEVGTHIGEIAGKNVKNTILELGGNNAFVVLDDADIEKAARGAVFGRFLHSGQICMSVNRIIVEESVMEEFCEKFVELAKTIKVGDPEKKDTLVGPLISHSAIERLQKEIKQAKEEGAEMLLEGKVDGNVMGPTILKGTNDMTTAKNEMFGPVVTVIPVKDDEEALKVANDTEAGLSGALHTTDKERAFKFAQKWETGMVHINDQSVNDEPYIAFGGEKMSGLGRFGREHSLDEFTTYQWISDQVKPRDYPF; this is translated from the coding sequence ATGGAAACTTATCGTAATTTAGATTTGCAATTTATCGATGGAGGTTGGCGTAATGGAAAAGGCTCAAAGCAAGTTGAGTCCATCAACCCTTACACACAAGAAACCTATGCAACATTTCAAGCAGCCAGTTTAGATGATATCGACGAAGCGTATCAATCTGCAAAAGAACATCAACCAGCTTGGTCAGATATGAATCCTTTTGAACGAAACGGTATTATGCGCAAAGCTGCAGAAATCATGGAACGCCGAAAAGATGAACTGATTGATATACTGGTTAAAGAATCTGGTTCAACGATTATAAAAGCTGAACAAGAAGTAGAGTTGAGTATTTCAATCGTTCGTTTAGCAACAAATTTCCCATTTGCTATGGAAACGACCGTCAATCAATCAATGGTTCCGGGTAAAACGAACTACCTGATTCGTAAGCCGTTAGGAGTCGTAGGAGTGATTGGACCTTTTAATTATCCAATGTATCTAGCCATGCGCTCCGTGGCACCAGCATTGGCAACAGGAAATTCGGTAGTTCTGAAGCCTTCTTCTTCTACCCCAGTCAGCGGCGGAACGGTACTAGGGAAAATTTTTGAAGAAGCTGGAGTACCTAAAGGTGTTATGCATGTTTTGACGCCTAAAACTTCTGAAATCGGTGACGCTTTTTATGAGCATCCGATCCCTAAAATGATTTCATTTACTGGATCAACTGAGGTTGGAACACATATCGGTGAGATAGCAGGTAAAAATGTGAAAAATACGATTCTCGAACTAGGTGGAAATAATGCCTTTGTTGTATTAGATGATGCGGATATCGAAAAAGCTGCTCGTGGAGCCGTTTTTGGACGGTTCTTGCATAGCGGTCAAATCTGTATGTCTGTTAATCGAATCATTGTTGAAGAATCGGTTATGGAAGAGTTTTGTGAGAAATTTGTAGAATTAGCTAAAACAATTAAAGTAGGGGACCCAGAGAAGAAAGACACTTTGGTAGGACCGCTTATTTCACATTCTGCTATCGAAAGACTTCAAAAAGAAATTAAGCAAGCAAAAGAAGAAGGAGCAGAGATGCTGCTTGAAGGGAAAGTAGACGGAAATGTTATGGGGCCTACAATTCTTAAGGGCACCAACGATATGACTACTGCGAAAAATGAGATGTTTGGACCAGTTGTGACTGTCATTCCTGTCAAAGATGACGAAGAAGCGCTTAAGGTAGCTAATGATACAGAAGCTGGATTAAGTGGCGCTCTTCATACAACAGATAAAGAGCGTGCATTCAAATTTGCTCAGAAATGGGAAACAGGTATGGTTCATATCAATGATCAAAGTGTTAACGATGAACCTTATATTGCTTTCGGAGGCGAAAAAATGTCCGGTCTCGGCCGTTTCGGCAGAGAGCATTCACTGGATGAATTTACTACGTATCAATGGATATCTGATCAAGTCAAACCTAGAGACTATCCATTTTAA
- a CDS encoding tyrosine-type recombinase/integrase, producing MSSTVQPLKLQQAINDFLFGLRRNKNAKRDVLPFLIGINYGLCMLDIVKLKKKAILSVKNPRIVEQKTRKTPILYLSSLQDLIQEYIKDLAANTLRKIFSYHYYKKTKDVATLMEIFILSSKTIMKHYIGVNEDKISEDLLNFSLGFCYFFNLILLSYREEHSSLNSLLNNNTLQLKYKRKTDEEIHLRLSLN from the coding sequence ATGAGTTCCACCGTGCAACCATTAAAATTACAGCAAGCAATAAATGACTTTTTATTTGGGTTAAGACGCAATAAAAATGCGAAACGAGATGTTCTCCCTTTTTTGATTGGAATTAATTACGGTTTATGTATGTTAGATATCGTCAAACTGAAGAAAAAGGCCATTCTTTCAGTTAAAAATCCCCGAATTGTCGAACAGAAAACGAGGAAAACCCCTATTTTATATTTAAGTAGTCTACAGGATCTGATTCAGGAATATATCAAAGACCTGGCAGCAAACACGCTGCGCAAAATCTTTAGCTACCATTACTACAAAAAGACCAAAGATGTGGCCACGTTAATGGAAATCTTTATTCTTAGCAGCAAAACAATTATGAAACACTATATTGGAGTCAACGAAGATAAAATTAGTGAGGATTTATTGAACTTCAGTCTGGGATTCTGTTATTTTTTCAATTTGATTCTTTTATCCTATCGTGAAGAACATAGCTCACTTAATTCTTTATTAAATAATAACACACTCCAACTTAAGTACAAAAGAAAGACAGACGAAGAAATTCATCTTCGCCTATCTCTTAACTAA